From a single Miscanthus floridulus cultivar M001 chromosome 8, ASM1932011v1, whole genome shotgun sequence genomic region:
- the LOC136470218 gene encoding uncharacterized protein — translation MTCLIQMVLLVNSVVATSKAAVPTVSSLDSDAQAKAAADADAAARLRAANRKAEHDAALARAAAAEQEAQAAALEHDAAAAYARDALARAEQERAAAGAPTDGDDEDDLSDHASDHNDNTDLHQALLQEAAAIANLHSQAVAVQNIRNLVTVVLDLNVGNFNRWRDQFLLIVGKYSLQHHVLQDLPAPGFPDWQRMDCVVKSWILCTISDDLAATISARNSTARDTWRAVESQFFNNRETRALLLDAKLCNFVQGDLSITDYCKELKRMADTLGDLGEIVTDRTLILNLIRGLNERFKTVGMHLR, via the exons ATGACTTGTCTAATTCAGATGGTTTTGCTTGTCAATT CCGTCGTCGCCACCTCCAAGGCTGCCGTCCCCACAGTATCCAGCCTGGACTCCGATGCCCAGGCCAAGGCTGCTGCCGATGCGGATGCCGCTGCGCGCCTGCGCGCAGCCAATCGGAAGGCTGAGCACGATGCCGCCCTCGCACGCGCCGCCGCAGCTGAGCAGGAAGCCCAGGCCGCCGCTTTGGagcacgacgccgccgccgcctacgcTCGCGACGCCCTAGCACGCGCTGAGCAGGAACGCGCCGCCGCTGGCGCTCCCACGGACGGGGACGATGAGGACGACCTCTCCGATCACGCCTCCGACCACAACGACAACACCGATCTGCATCAAGCCCTCCTGCAAGAGGCTGCTGCAATCGCCAACCTCCACTCCCAGGCTGTTGCGGTCCAGAACATCCGCAATCTTGTCACGGTTGTTCTTGACCTCAACGTCGGCAATTTCAATCGGTGGCGCGACCAGTTCCTCCTCATCGTTGGGAAGTATTCCCTTCAACACCATGTCCTGCAGGACTTACCGGCGCCTGGTTTCCCTGACTGGCAGCGCATGGATTGTGTTGTCAAGTCATGGATCCTTTGCACCATCTCCGACGACCTCGCCGCGACGATCTCAGCGCGCAACTCCACTGCCCGCGACACTTGGCGCGCCGTGGAGTCCCAGTTCTTCAATAACCGCGAGACACGTGCCCTCCTCCTCGACGCCAAGCTCTGCAACTTCGTTCAAGGTGATCTGTCCATCACCGATTACTGCAAGGAGCTCAAGCGCATGGCGGACACGCTTGGTGACCTAGGTGAAATCGTCACCGACCGCACCCTCATCCTCAACCTCATTCGCGGTCTAAATGAGCGCTTCAAGACCGTCGGCATGCATCTCCGGTGA